The window ATATGATAGAGTCCATCGTATACTCCTGCACGCTCAATGTTTGAGAAGTCCATATCCTTTTCAACGACCATAATACGCGATTTATCTCTTCCGGAACTTGCACATAAAAGACACAGATTATTTTTGCCCTCATACGCCTGGAAGCAATGCGCACACCGCTTTACGCCCGCAAGCGAAACGATAGCGCGCGCAAGAGTTTCTTGATACTCTTGCTTTTCATCAAGCAAGTGATAGACCAAACGAGACGCCTGTCGCGGCCCCAGCCCCGGCAGTTTTGAGAGCAACTGTACTAATTGTTCTATTCTTTCGGATGACATGATGTTTAATGGGATTGATCTTCGTCCTCAAGCTCCTTGAGTTTTTGTTTGAGATTGCGCAGCCGTTCTCCAACGATACTGGGATGTTCTTCTGAAGCATCCTCCTTGTTCCCGCGCGAGAGCGCTTCTATTTCATTTTTTATTTTTTCTATCATGCTTCCCCGGGACGGCTGCTGACCTTCCGGAAAATTTTGCAAATGGGAAAAACCTACATTTTCTAACGACATACTATTACCACTGAATTTGATCGTCTAAATGTTTTCTATCAAGCGATGAAAAGCTCGCGTACTCCTTGTTGAAGAAAAGCGTTGCCTTGCCGGTAGGGCCGTTTCGGTGTTTTTCTATTAAAATATCCGCCTGGTTCGGCCGGTCGCTTGATGACTTGTACTTGTCTTCACGATAAATAAACATAACGACATCAGCGTCCTGTTCAATACTGCCTGAATCGCGAAGGTCTGAAAGGCGGGGGATTGGAGGATGGCGCTGTTCCACACTTCGGGAAAGCTGCGAAAGTGCCAACACCGGAACATTCAACTCTTTCGCAAGTGTCTTGAGAGAGCGCGAAATTTCGGTTATCTGCATAACCATGCTGTCCGAAGATGTCCGCGGCTGCATAAGCTGGAGATAGTCTACAATAATAAGTCCCAAGCCATGTTCTGCCTGCAAGCGCCGCGCTTTTGTGCGTATCTGCAAGATATTTGATGTTGCTTCGTCATCGATAAAGATGGGGGCTTGTGAAAGCTTCGAAAGCGCATCGCGAAGGCGCGGGAATTCATCTTCTGCAAGCCGGCCGTTCCGCAATTTCCACAGATCTATGTGGGCTTCTGCTGCAAGCAAGCGGTCTACAAGCTGCTCCGTGGACATTTCGAGAGAAAAGATGCCTACGGGCAGTTCTTTTTGTACCGCAACATTCCGAGCAATATCCAATGCGAATGATGTCTTACCTAAAGATGGAC is drawn from Candidatus Niyogibacteria bacterium CG10_big_fil_rev_8_21_14_0_10_46_36 and contains these coding sequences:
- a CDS encoding recombination protein RecR is translated as MSSERIEQLVQLLSKLPGLGPRQASRLVYHLLDEKQEYQETLARAIVSLAGVKRCAHCFQAYEGKNNLCLLCASSGRDKSRIMVVEKDMDFSNIERAGVYDGLYHILGGAISPLRPKSQEKLRLRELYNRLAAANGILEVVLATSATPEGDHTARYIEQILEPFTKQKLKITRLGRGLSTGSELEYSDTATFKSAYLNRK
- the dnaB gene encoding replicative DNA helicase gives rise to the protein MAEERAQFKGSPVTSENISFRIPPHNKDAEMSVLGSLMLDKHAPMKVMDILSHDDFYYENHRVIYESIIELFERHEPIDVVSVSSRLKEKSKLDQIGGMSYIAHLVNMVPSTAGIAHYADIVNKKRVLRDLIDASQYINHLGYQEDLDVEESLDQAEHKILSISQASLRKTFLPVRGALSEAFDRIDRLHKKKDEVRGVSTGFHDLDKVLSGFQNSDLIIVACRPSLGKTSFALDIARNVAVQKELPVGIFSLEMSTEQLVDRLLAAEAHIDLWKLRNGRLAEDEFPRLRDALSKLSQAPIFIDDEATSNILQIRTKARRLQAEHGLGLIIVDYLQLMQPRTSSDSMVMQITEISRSLKTLAKELNVPVLALSQLSRSVEQRHPPIPRLSDLRDSGSIEQDADVVMFIYREDKYKSSSDRPNQADILIEKHRNGPTGKATLFFNKEYASFSSLDRKHLDDQIQW